From the genome of Brevinematales bacterium:
GGCGGCCGTACCGGAAGTCAGGGTCAGATAGTTAATATCGCGGCTGCCTCCATCGTACAGACGGTCGACATAATGCCCGATAAACCCGTTATTATAGGAGCGGAATTCGAAACGGTAATCGAATATGAGAAGCATACCCGTCAGACCGGTCGAGAGACCCCATCCGATGAAATGCTTCGGATCGTTTACAGTATCCCAATACCCGAGACTCGCCACATCGGCGAATAACGTCATACTGAAAATACCTATATCGAGAATGGGCAGATCGACATCGAAGCTGTAACCGTACGCCATCGCCTCGGACTTGGAATAAGCCGCTGCATCAATGAAGGACGATAGACCGAAGGCAAGCTTGGTGCCGCTGAACGGACGGAAGAATAAACGCCCCGCCATCAGTTTGGTCTCGAACGCGTCGGCCATCATCGTCTCAAGCCCGACTGCCCCGAAATCAATGTTCATCTGGAAACCGACCTTTCTCAACGACGGGAACTGCAGGTCGTTGGCATAGCCGTCAATCAGTATCCCGTGCCCGATCTTGAAATCGGGGATGCTTCCGAGCTTAAACAGGAAGTTATCGGTTCTGATGCCCATATAGCGGATCTTCATCAGTAAGTCGTGCAATATATCCATTACAACCATACCCGCGTCGGGATTATGCATGGATGTGCTGAAGTCCCAATCGGTATAGTTATACCACAAGCGGTTATCCATCAGATCGTCCAGATTCTGGAAATATACGGGCAGATAGAGAGACAGGACGAATTTCCCGTCGGCCAGTTTAAATGTAGGGCTGAGCAGTACTTTATTCCAGACTGTCCCGTCGATAGATTCGGAACTGACGGACCAGCTCAGACCCTCGCTGGAGCATTCGTCCGACTTAGACGGGCCAAGCGCGGGCTGGGGTATAGTCTGACCCTGCGTATTCTGGGTATCCGTCGGCAAAGTAGGAATTTCCACCGGCGTTACGACCGTGCCGCCGTCTTTATCTTTGTCCTTATCCTTATCTTTATCCTTGTCTTTATCTTTGTCCTTATCCGACCCGGGCT
Proteins encoded in this window:
- a CDS encoding FecR domain-containing protein, encoding MKSKSKLFAITLFLLTALFAGMYAAASLTVQAWAGNIEMRATPQSEWVRVVSDMEIPEKAQIRLNGKNDYLVLQFPDGSEIKLAGTTMIEVKDIIDQKGGKLKSGVKLIMGSVVANVKIGQSQDFKVETESAVAAVRGTSFGVNYSAGDSSGNVVVFKGKVAVSDPKGGFAPVMITPGNYSAFTPGKITPPTGAPQELFDSFDEPAVAAAPLEEYSEPGSDKDKDKDKDKDKDKDKDKDGGTVVTPVEIPTLPTDTQNTQGQTIPQPALGPSKSDECSSEGLSWSVSSESIDGTVWNKVLLSPTFKLADGKFVLSLYLPVYFQNLDDLMDNRLWYNYTDWDFSTSMHNPDAGMVVMDILHDLLMKIRYMGIRTDNFLFKLGSIPDFKIGHGILIDGYANDLQFPSLRKVGFQMNIDFGAVGLETMMADAFETKLMAGRLFFRPFSGTKLAFGLSSFIDAAAYSKSEAMAYGYSFDVDLPILDIGIFSMTLFADVASLGYWDTVNDPKHFIGWGLSTGLTGMLLIFDYRFEFRSYNNGFIGHYVDRLYDGGSRDINYLTLTSGTAATYNGFLVYIGKSWEKIGGAYLSFEQMYPSMSAVLSNLPPNNFLHLEVYVDKCLVKKAYGKIMYDRKNFAAEKFFTDFLGDGTVLTAQVFYEIADATYVGLTYKRFYETVNGAVVAKDTYGLETQLGL